CGACATTTCAAAGAATGGGACTGGATTATTGGCTCTGGTGTCTATGTTGATGATGTTCACACAGCTGTTGCCTACGAAAAAAAGGTTCTTTATCTGGCCATCACTTTTGCAACCTTGCTTTGTATTGTTTTCTCTTTTTATTCTGGTTTATATCAAATTAAAAATGTCGTCATACCAATCAAAAAATCAATTTCATCTCTAACTCATTCTATTCTTGGATTGAAAAAAAGTTCTGGCGAAATGCAAAAAGTAGGCAATACCATTTCAGATGGAGCTCAAAATCAAGCAACCCAAATTGAACAAACATCTGCCTCAATGGAACAAATTAAAACGACAGTTGAATTTAGTGGAAAAAATGCTGCTAAATCGAGCGACATTTCAAAAGAAAGTATGATTCAGGCCAATAATGGACATGAAATTATCGAGAAAATGGCACTCGAAATGAAAAAAATCGATGAGAATTACCGACAAATAATGAATGAAATTGAAAAAAGTGGCGAAGAATTTCAAAAAATAATTCAAGTTATTAATGAAATCGAAGACAAGACTACTGTAATAAATGATATCGTGTTTCAAACAAAGCTTTTATCATTCAATGCTTCAGTTGAGGCCGCTCGCGCAGGTGAACACGGCAAGGGGTTTGCTGTTGTTGCTGAAGAAGTTGGAAATTTAGCAGGAATGAGTGGAAGTGCAAGTAATGAAATTTCTGGAATATTAAGTCGAAGCATTGAGAACGTAAAATCAATTGTAAGTACGACAAATTCAAGAGTTAAAACATTAGTAGAGCAAGGTAAGACTAATCTAGAAATTGGAATGAAATCTGTTGAACATTCTCAAATTTCACTCCAAACAAT
The window above is part of the Halobacteriovoraceae bacterium genome. Proteins encoded here:
- a CDS encoding cache domain-containing protein, producing the protein MDTKRIKKTFENLKVNLYFGLLSGLPFVLFLLFYIAPKVEQDKMKAKQEAVKSSIDSVYSGISSIYKRAIKGELTVEDAQNRAKLIVSQVRFMGENYIWIQDSKNKMLMHPVKEELNGKDMTDFKDPNGEYLFRNISNLAKSKGEGFISYVWPKVGESHPVAKVSFIRHFKEWDWIIGSGVYVDDVHTAVAYEKKVLYLAITFATLLCIVFSFYSGLYQIKNVVIPIKKSISSLTHSILGLKKSSGEMQKVGNTISDGAQNQATQIEQTSASMEQIKTTVEFSGKNAAKSSDISKESMIQANNGHEIIEKMALEMKKIDENYRQIMNEIEKSGEEFQKIIQVINEIEDKTTVINDIVFQTKLLSFNASVEAARAGEHGKGFAVVAEEVGNLAGMSGSASNEISGILSRSIENVKSIVSTTNSRVKTLVEQGKTNLEIGMKSVEHSQISLQTILENVKNTDNMVNEVMRAAKEQEIGITEVNSAVIELDKVTRNNLNLAKNSSEISQAVHQEVSNIEKLVIDLGKLIKDNKAA